The following nucleotide sequence is from Geotrypetes seraphini chromosome 10, aGeoSer1.1, whole genome shotgun sequence.
tgccctgccttctgccgccctgctctcttcccTGTTTTTCTGGTCTCTGCCCCAAACTCCTGctttcagccccgatctcctgcctgccccgaactacctgcagacatagaaacatagaagatgacggcagaaaagggctacagcccatcaagtctgcccactctgcttacccaccccctgtctatgccctaatgacccaatttccttatcttgaccctcgtagggatcccacatgggtatcccatttattcttaaagtctggcacgctgtctgcctcgatcacctgcactggaagcttgttccaatgatcaaccactctctctgtgaagaaatactttctggtgtcgccatgaaattttccgcccctgagtttgagcgggtgccctcttgtggccgagggtcccttgagaaagaaaatatcatcttccacttcgacacgtcccgtgaggtacttaaatgtttcgatcatgtctcccctctccctacgttcctcgagagtgtagagctgcaatttgttcagtctctctttgtacgagagacccttgagccccgagatcatcctggtggccgtccgctgaaccaattcaattctgcgcacatctttactgtaatgtggcctccagaattgcacacagtattccagatgaggtctcaccatggccctgtacaacggcattatgacttcaggctttcggctgaccaGACTCTTTTGCCTGCtccgaactcctgcagccccgactctcccatctGCCTCGAACTCCTGCAGcctcgactctcccacccttccccacagtgcaagcctgtggttttaacccgttagCTTAAAGCGGGtcaaaaccacaggctcacaaaaaagtttaaaacagtttaaaaaaaaaaaaattctctgccGGGCTcggagggccagcacatgcgcagagcATCTACaggtggtctgtgcatgcgttgggatcgctatagagtgatCCGGGCAGgcgggcgattcgtgaatcagccccccccggacacggattggATTGGATCCCTCACGGATTGGATCCAATCCGTGCCCTTAGCAAATCTAGCCCAAAGATCTTGGTTTTCTGTCCCATTACAAAGCACAGAACGATACTGCTTTGTGACTTTCTTATCACCTGTTCTCTGTCGCTCACCCTgccctccctgtttcttaccatacccaccccttcccttcctgtgagACTGCCACTGggatgcttttatgtttcacttatatatttCAGCAACAACTGGTGAAGGAACAAACAGTattttaaatacctttttaaacttcAGTGGCGCTCAGAGACCAAGATGGAGTAAAAAACCTCAATGTGGGGTACAAAACCCCTAAAGAGTGTTTTTTgtagaatctatcattgcaccattaaAAGTGAAAAGGTAATAAAAATATAGCAAAATAATTCTTCAATATGTGAATAAATTCAAAAAACGTGAGTTCATAAAGAACTTATCTTGAGCGCCACTgaagtttaaaaaggtatttaaaatACTGTTTGTTCCTTCACCAGTTGTTGCTGTATCGATGAATTTTGGGAACAAACCCTGAGTTTGAATCTTCACCCAATTGTGTGTATTGGTCACTTATATATTTGTCATCATTTACATATTTTtggtctgaagaagaagggttaccttccaaagctaattaaaaaaaaatgcatttagcccaataaaaaaggtatcgccttatttcctgttttgttttatttccatatattacctttaaaagtggactaacatgcaACGCCATGTGCCCCCCGTGCACTGCCGGGAGCTGCACCCTCCACCTGCTGCTCGAGCCGGCCTTGACAcccttctgacgtcacatcctggtcctgcgaccaggaagtggcatcagaagggagccgaggccagcgggagcagcaagtggaagatgtggCGAGGAGTAGAGgcgccggcaccccccccccccgccctgtacctggggcggtctgccccctcctcctccctacaCTACTGGACTAACACGGCAACCACATCatcgtaaccacagaaaggtggcatATTAAATCCCATTCCCTTTAGCTGGATCCCGCATGCCAGATGTcctgctctctctccctcatcTCCTGCTCCGTTCAGAGTCTTCAGCAATTATTTGAGGTTACTTTTTGTCTTCAGGGCAGTGAAAACAGTCATTTAAAATGTGCTCAGGTGTGGTTCCTTTTGTGACCCTGTGACACCCGAGGTACTTGGGTTTTCTGTATTTTGTGCTGTGGGTTTCATTGAGGGCTGATGTCAGTTTGCTGCTTTGCCTGCTGTTTTCAGGAAAGGAGAGGGGTGTGGTGAAAAGAGAGGGGGGACTCCTAGCCCTGGCCTGTTTGTTTAAGAGGAGGAACAGACGATGTGAGAAGTACACTGCTGTTTGTTTTTAGCTCTTTATCAGAAATCGGATATGCTAGATTGGGAGAGAGTCCAACCTGTAACCCTGAGGGCTCTGTAGAATTTCCTAATGCCTAGAAAACGtgtgaacaaaatattttcccgaggaaggaaaatggtaaaaccagagggcataatttgaggctgaggggtggtggacttaagagtaatgttaggaaattatttacggagagggtgatggatgcctggaaagcgctcctgagggaggtggtggagaggaaaacggtgacaggtttcaaaaaagcatgggatgaacacagaggatctctaatcggaaaataatggtatatattgaagaactaaggcctgtactgggtagacttgcacggtctgtgtcccgtaaatggccattcagttgaggacgggctgggatggtttagatgggctggagtgagctctgacggagacttcagtagatggaacctaaacaCAGTGCTAGGCAAAGCTCTGGGtttttggcccagaaataactaagaaaaaggacaatttaagttaaatcattaatttatagagtgtgtacagttgggcaggctggatggaccattcgggtctttatctgccgtcatttactatgttacttgagTTACTAGACAGAAGGGTTTTAAATAGGAAGGGAAGTGATTGGAATCGcgcccccaaccgaccgcacggatcgctctccagcgaacctgacacatgcgcagaccatcttctttgcctgtagatggtccgTGCAtacgctggccctccgtgcccggcagagctggaaactttttttaaaaaaactttttaatacttcgcgagcccgtggttttaaataGGAAGGGAAGAGATGTAGGTCGAAGGGATTACATTGagctacagtaggtattttcctatcCCCGGAGGATTTACAATCTGAGGGGTCGGTGCAGAAAACTGCATGTTAGAGCCACTAACCATCCGATTTCTAATGTGAAGATCCCGCGAGATATTACCACCAGAGAATAGTAATCAAGGAGCATGCAAATTAGCACTGCATTAAAATCACAGCACTGATCTGCATCTCATTACAAATTGTTCTCTTCCTTTCAGGGCACGAGTGGTGATTGGCGGTCTACAATGGCCCCACCCCTCTCAGTGCCCCTGACAAAAAAAGCAACTTCTTTCTTCCCCTAGTGATtaatggccccccccccccccacaccactaCCACAACTGCATATCTTCAACGAGGCAGGAGctatgcccactcactcctgcctttGTGTCACCAGACTGACCCTGCTTACTCCTGTCTCTTTGGTGGGGGGTGTCCTAGACACAAGGGATATTTTTCTAATGGTGGGGTGGTGCCACTAGACACCAATGATTCTTtgtaaagggggaaggaggggtggTGTGCTGCTAGCCATCTGGAATACTGGGCTGATGGGAAAAGCTATATTTGGCTCGGGGGATTTGGGAAGGGAGCTCTCCCTAACCATTCTAGGTCACCTCAGAAATGGCAGATTTCTCATGCAGTAGACCTTAGCACATAGCTAAAAAGCATATCTGCACTGCTATGGATTAGTTAATagctgaggaaatactttttttacagaaagggtggtagatgtgtggaacagtgtcccggacgaggtggtggaaacagagactgtgtctgaattcaagagggcctgggataggcacgtgggatctcttggagagagaaagagataatggttactgcagatgggccgactagatgggccatttggcctttatctgtggtcatgtttctatgttcctttACCATATGATTTTAGCATATTAAAATGTATGTTCATCGTGTGACCCTTAACGAGTGTGTAGtccccaatcctatatgtcatgCCTATCTGTCtaggttagattgtaagctcttctgagcagggactctattaaatgtcaaaatgtacagcactgcgtacgtcttTCCGTGCTATAGTGGACCACTCATTAACCACACACTTATTCTCATGGTAGCTTTCTACGTCGGCCGCAGAGTTTGTACCCGAGTCAGTGGAacgttaagtgacttgcccaagattatAGGGCGTGGCTGCAAGGGTTGAACCTGGCTTCCCCCAGTCCACCAGCTCTAGCCATTCGGTGGCTCCTCCACTCCTTGACACATTCTTCCTTTCCACTACTGCTCATTTCCACTGCTGAGCATGTGTCAAAGGTAATATTTATCTAGCAGGCGAAGACGCTGTACTCTGGAAGTTGTACGGCATATGTGAGCTTGCAGTTTTCACCAAACTGCTTTTAGTGCCAATTGGATGGGAAGCTCTTTAATTGCGGGGGAAGATGTGTCGAATAGAATCCATAAAGTTTGTTTTGCATCTGCAAGAGCTGAAGCCTGCAGGGCCGGTGTTTGTTCCAAATGAAATTCCCGACATATCTGAAATGGATAAACAAGAGTGTCTACAAGAAAATGAGCCTCCTGTATTGCATAATCTGAGGATGCCGTAGTCCAGTATATGGCCTTTATGAAGAGGTGAGAGTAACAGCATCGGCTGGGGCTGTGTGAGTGCAGTGTTGCCTTTTCCGTTAACTTAGGTCACTTCTGATCCTGAGGGTCTGGACGATATTCATTTAAAATAGTACAATAGCAAATTTCAGTACAGTTCACAATTAATAAGAAAACTAGGCATACCTAGAaaattacaaataaataaaacatcccTACTACAAGTAAAAATACTTATAATATAACTTTTTTAAATAACCCATTTTTTAAGAGTTTCCCTACACTGCAAATAATGAGTAAGATTTCTAGGATTACCTgaaagatcattccagattttcaccTCTTGATAAGGGAAAGTAGTCGAAAGGACTTTTAGATTTAACCCCTTTTCCACTTGGAAAATTAAGAGACATCTGATCCCTTAACCTTCGAATATTGTTAAAAGGGGATAACCGCTTTCTTGTAGAATTTCTCTGGAGCTGCTTCGTAGCACTGGATTTGCTTTGCCGTGCTCACTTTGCCTAATTATCCTCGCAGGTCAAGGTGAATGGATGGCCTGAAACCAGATCTACTAGTCCACGCAACGAGCTGGATTTCTACAAACATTTGTACCAGTGGAGAAACAGAATCCCActtggactagattcactaaggccacggatccgatccgtgagcgaTCCGATCCATGGCTAGGGAGCTGATTCACAAAGCACCCTCAAGTAAAAGGATCAGAATCGCACCCCCAACCGACCGCacagatcgctctccagcgatcctgacacattcatagaccatcttctttgcctgtagatggtcggTGCTTGCGCTGGCCCTTCATGCCCAGCAGAActggaaatttttatttttttttaaactttttaatacttcacgagcctatggttttaaccttctttaaacccgtgggttaaaaccacaggctcacactgcggggaagggcaggagagtcggggcaagagcagggcggtGAGTCGGAGTGGcaagagagattcggggcagagtagagcggcgagaggagagtcggggcaggagaatccaggcagagagcaggagatgcagtcggaaaacaagtgagcgactggtccccagcagtcacttcttttgttGATCGTCCAGCCCATTCGGTGTTCcatatttgtttagtgaatcgctgcctgcctacatttgcatgccattccccctcatttgcatgcgtggatcggatcggaggtTGCTCGGCACCaaggttaatgaatcgggtcggggaacaatcgggtcacaaagtggtcaggacacgatcggtgtccttagtgaatctagcccacagaTCAGGCCCCCATAGTGTGGTGCTCCCaaaaagaaagctgaaaggaaaagtaAACAAAGGGAGagggatttaaagtacaacaaAATGCAgtatgaactagagaatgacatgatgacTTGGTCTGGGGGATCTGAAGAGAGGACATCACCACTGCTGAGATGTACAACATAAAACTGCTCCTCATCTGTTTAGTGTCTTCTGAGCTTTGGGAATTCGCAAAGCTGTTGAACGAGCAGTAAATAGCAATCTAGGCACATCACTTGAGTTTGAGCATAAGGCCACACATGCTGCGAGTGGGATTGTTCTTGGTGGAAGGAGGTTTGTACCGCAGGATCTTGCCAGGCCGCCATGAGTCGGAGACGTTATTTATGGACATGTCAATGGCCAAAGCTGAATCAGAAGTGGCTGCGCTTCCACTCCGTGCTATGTTCTTCTTATCCTTTACATTCTCTTATATAAAACTTTCTTCCAGCCCAGAAATCTTCCCAGTTTATGTAATTCACCACTCTCCCACATGATACCCTCCTTTGACTTGAAGAAAAGACATCAGCAGAAGAATATACTTCATATGATTTCAGTGGATTACATAGAGAGGATCAGGTGGACAAGTAGActtagcatagaaacatagaaaaaagcagcagaaaagggctatagtccaccaagtctgcccattccaagtatcccctcccctgaatttactcccttaaagatcccacgtgagtatcccattttctcttaaaatccatcacgctgctggcctttatcacctggagtgggagtctgttccaatgatccactactctttcggtgaagaagtacttcctggagtcgccatgaaacttccctcccctgattttcagcggatgccctctggtggtcgagggtcccatgagccagaagatatcatcttctgactcgatgcgtcccgtgatgtacttatatgtttcaatcatatctccccgttctcttctttcctcaagtgtgtacagccgcaattttttaaatctttcttcatacagtCCTTCTCCAAGAGGGAACAGTTGGGATAGGCAAAATCCTCTCTCTATACATAGCAGCTGAACTGAGTTGAGTCATCAAACAAAATGGGTCCTTGAGTTGGGGAGAAGAGGTCAAATCAGGGCAAGGCGAGGGAAGATGGTGAAAGGGCTACAGGACAAAGGAAGGGCTAGAAAGAAGTTGTGACTTTTTAAGATACTGGGAATCCCACAACACTGTCCTCGTGTTCTGCAACAACAGAAAACAAAATTCCCAGTGTGTATCAGACACTTTCAAGTGAGGTTTCTAATAATTACTCGGATGTATAATTCAAGTATAGAATGTGGAAAGAGACCTTCATTTGCAGTCATTCGTATTAATAATCAAATTGCAGTGGTCACCCCCCCCCTGCTTTCTCATTTACAACTTATGAAATTTATTACTATCGTGGTTTCTCAAAACCGATTGTGGTTCAACTCTTCAAATCATGAATAGAaacaaggtactgaagggaatagacttggtagataaggacaggttattcatcttctccaaggtagggagaacgagaggacactctctaaagttgaaaggggatagattccatacaaacgtaaggaagttcttcttcacccagagagttgtagaaaactaGAGcaatcttccggagtctgtcataggggaaaacaccctccagggattcaagacaaagttagacaagttcctgctgaacaaggacatacactgatagggctggtctcggttagggcgctggtcttagatCAGAGGGCtgtcgcgtgagtggactgctgggcatgatggaccactggtctgacccagcagcggcaattcttatgttcttaatcatttGTCTAGAAACTTGCTCCATGGCTGTCACTGTTCGTCCACCTTTAAGTCTAACGAGGCCccatttgaggccagagtctTGCTTGTTCACCTTGTGAACTCatagggctagatcaggggtgggcaactccagtcctcgagggccggaatccagccaggttttcagaatttccccaatgaatatgcattaaaagcagtgcatgcaaatagatctcatgcatattcattggggaaatcctgaaaacccgactggattctggccctcgggGACCGGGCTAGATTCTCTAAATAGCACTGAAAATTTGGGGCTCAATTCTATTCTGTAAAGGGCTTTTAAGGatgagcactctttatagaaCAGATTTGGCGCTTGACTTTGGGAGTAAGGACTTAACACCagttgaaacctggtataaatcttgACACGCAAATTGGTTGCAGATTCtctctattctataacactgtgagCTTCTTTTGTGAACGCCCCTGACCTGCCTATGCCTCTCCCGtggccatcccccccccctttgagttGCATGTGATCAAGTTTAGGCACCCATTTTTATAGGATAGTGCATAGCCAATTCAGTGACCACGTCATCAGTACTATTTACGGTAAGTGCTTGCTAATGTCACTTGGCCTAGGATGATTCAGCACGGCCCATTTCATCGCTGAATCAGCCTCTTGAGGGGTGGCTatgccccccacacaccccaaagcaggagcaccccccccccccccgcatctccTAATCTCCAGGATAGGAGCACCCCCCCCACCTTGCATTCCTTTTGAAAAGTTCACCGGCACAAACAACATCTTCCTCGCGCCAGCCTTGGCTGCCCTAACATGACGTCCTGGTCCCGCCACTTGGAAGTGAtggcagaagggagccaaggccagctGAGCAGTGGGTGGTAGATGCTCATGCTGATGAACCTTTCAATAGATATGcgggggtatgtgtgtgtgtgtgtgtgtgtgtgtgacggtGGGGTGGGGGTGACAGAGGAGGAGAAGTGGTGATGGGGGGGAGGAGCAGGAGAGACACGATTCGTTGTTGCCATGATAAAATGTTGTCGGATGAAATGGCCATGATAAATCATCCCATTCTGATGTCAATAATTAATTCATTGGAGCCCATTAACCGATTATTTAGGGTTCCAGTctgggatctgtgcctaattttggGCTCTCAAATTTGGGtggcctttatagaatctgggggatagtCACTTGGGTATTGGCACTTTTCGATCTTGTTATATTTTCCCATCAATCTGAGTGCCTCCTTTACTAGGGTGTCAAGTCTATAGAACAGAACTCTGTTTGCATATAAGACCTTCACCCTTAACTGTCATTTAAGCTCCAAGTATGATTGTTGTGGCACCGACTCGGAACTCCGTGGGACTAATGTGCTCTTTGTCGCTCTCTCTGTGTTGAAATTCCATTTTGTTACTTGAAGATGGTAGCGCCTAGGTTAAAGATGGGGATTGTAGCACAATTTGAACTGCTCttcccagtggtgtagcaagggggggggagaaccaCCTCAGGTGTCGTATTGGCGGGGGCGccagcacttctcctcctctctgctcactCACCTACCTCTTCAAATGATTACCAGCGGCGAGCAGCCTCTCTTGCCAGGAAGTGATTAtcggagggagagctgaggccagcgtGAGTAGTTGGTTAGAGTTGCCGGCGATCATCTGAAGAGGTATGCTGGATTGTGTGGGTGCGCGGCTGAAAAGGAATATGGGGCAGGTGACTGTGATGGGGAAGAGTATGGGAGGTGCTTGGCGTGGTGATGCTGGATGCCACCGTCCCGGGCGCCTCCTTCCCTCGCTACGCCGCTAACTCTCCCTATACTGTTAAAGATGGGTTTCCCAATGTTATATTGCCTCTCGCATAAATACAAATTTCTTCATTGTTCTGCCCTcacatttaaccctttatttggcattgttgctcaggagcaacatgtgtcttctatggctcttatgggagatctgcatctccaaatgcctgttaacttggcactagaggtctgcacgggaacggggatcgcgggaatcccgtgggggtcctgcaggaatccccttctaacccacgggactcccacggggaaccCCTCTGGACCATGGgaatcccacggggacccccctctagtcaacgggactcccacgaggatggaagactttggaagcagggttcctccatataatataatggacacgtcagtcttagtaaaagagggggtttataagttaattacctgaacagaaaacaaaaaaagggttccaccaaagagattccacaaggaaaacagcagcgcaaacacaaaagaaactgtggaattgatgatcctgtcagaagtaattgctgctttttatagggacgggcggggatggaggtaattccttgtggggatgggtggggacggagaggatcctgacggggacgggtggggacggagaggatcctggtggggacgggcggggatggaggtaattccttgtggggatgggtggggacggagaggatcctgacggggacgggtggggacggagaggatcctggcggggacggatggggatgggtgggatttctgtccccgtgcaactctctacttggcactgttgctctcattcagcatcaagttacgtaaagtagctgtttatcccaggacaagtaggcagcatattcttaacgtatgggtgacgtcacttttaactagaaagttctagttgaccgcaccgcgcatgcgcgggtgccttcccgctcgacggaggagagcgtggtccccagtttcttcgtttccgcggagcgaagaaaacgcatgtgctttcaacggctgttgaaatatcctacttttgccttcccgctcgcgtaattctcttccttttttgcttttttcccttcgggttcctgtttcgtttaaaaaaaaaaaaaaaaatcttaattttgtcttttcctttatttttctggccggccccggcggggcctgttgccaacatacaggcctccgggtttgattttgcggaggccgtgtttccattcatgccccctcagccgggctttaagaagtgccagcggtgtgcacgcccgatctctctcactgacctgcacaattggtgtttacagtgcctgggtccagagcatcgggctgacacctgcacccgctgtgccactcttaaaaaacgtacgttaaaaaataggcagatccagcagaatatccttttcggtaccggatctgccatggagtcTGCCACACCATCGACGGCACCgctaaagtcggcaccgactaccttgacaccgcctgatccttcctcggggtcgatagcgtcaggtaagccggctaagaagccttccacttcccttgagcaccctcctgtcacagcggcgacgccggtcctcccggcatcaagCCGACCCcataaacgctccgccccgatttcggtgagtgcctcgtcatcggcctcctcatcgccggggcatggagcggcacctatggtaccgaaaaagaaaaaagcggtaccggtgcctcctctggacgaccgcatagcggccatactccaaacccaattggaggagcagctacagcaacaactacaacacctgttgccaacaatattggccccgctccttccggtaccagaccggcccgagcctcgcaccataccactggagtcgactccatcggtaccattaaacacgtccatgccggtgctctcggcGGAACCAATCAATCCTCTCGTGCAACTACACTCTGATGCCGATCCTCCCCGACATCTGGAACGACACCAAGCCCCCCCGA
It contains:
- the LOC117367879 gene encoding LOW QUALITY PROTEIN: protein Asterix-like (The sequence of the model RefSeq protein was modified relative to this genomic sequence to represent the inferred CDS: substituted 2 bases at 2 genomic stop codons), which codes for MSINNVSDSWRPGKILRYKPPSTKNNPTRSMCGLMLKLKXCAXIAIYCSFNSFANSQSSEDTKQMRSSFMLYISAVVMSSLQIPQTKSSCHSLVHTAFCCTLNPSPFVYFSFQLSFWEHHTMGA